In the genome of Podospora pseudocomata strain CBS 415.72m chromosome 7, whole genome shotgun sequence, the window CTACATGGATCTGCGCTCCACCAACCTGGATACGCGCCTCACCAACATGGAGGAGCGCCTCACCCACATGGAGCAGAGTCTCTCCCACATGGAGCAGttcttcaccaacatggATCAGCGCATTAACCAACTCAAGACCTATCGAGACGGGCTTCGCCAACATCAATAGCCGAATGGACAACCTCGATGACCCACGCAAagtctcaacaacctcacacaATTTGACAGATAAAAAATCTCAGGCACACAATAttgggcaacaacaacagcagtaTCTCGACTATTAATACTGCAATCGGCAGAATTGAGGCTTGAATCGATGGTCTCGAGCAGCACATAGATGTCCTGTACAATCAACTTTCTCGGGAGATCACCAATGCCTCCAAAAATTTTGAGCGAGAAGCATGAAGCATTGCGGCAAGACGTGAACGCAAAGATGAACAAGTTTGAACTGAGAATCAATCGCAAGGTGGACGACCACATGCAGTTGCGGGATATGGTAAGCTTTCTTCACTTTACTTTACCCAGTATCAACATACAAGCACCCCTGCTTTCTTCATACATACGTGTACATAGATACTAACTGCTGTAGGTCATTTTATAGTTTATGATCGTCGTGAGGCTACTTCGTTTAGTTGAATAGCAAGGCTTTTCGAGCGCCATAGCGTAACgggtttggtttgggttgAAGGAAGGATCTGAGAGCTCAATACTATTGTGGATGATTGTGGGGCGGAtgagtgaggttgaagtGATCAAGTCAAACCTTCGAGAAACTACCAGAACATAGAAAAATCAAGGCTCGTTCAAAGTCAGTGTTCAGGATCTGTGTTTTAGTTTTGTAGCTATATCAGCACCCTCCGCACACAACAATTGGCACAGCAAAAGTCAGTTAACCTATATCATATTGTGAGCCATGCCTCCAAGGAAAACCAATAGGCCTTTTAgctatctttaaaggcctaaTAATTATCCTTCAAGGTATAGTTTACACTATAATAGAGGTAACCTACTTACTTTGGTGCTAATTATTTTGCCCGTTTTGTGTCATCGCTCGTACCAAGTTACTTAAAGCGCTCCTTCCGTAGTTTCCAAGCATGTAATATTCCACGTAGCATTAATAAGCTGTTGGTTCTGGGGACTTCTTCTACTTTGTGCATAACAATCACTGCTGATGATGAAATAAAATGCATAACCTATAAACCGCCTTTGCTCGCTAATTATATAGTTCCCTGAATAAACCCCTTtacaaacaccacccccctcactcACTCAAAGTTCAACATCCCCGGGCGTCCCCTTCTTGGCCCAGTCCCGAAGGACGTTCTTCCTTATCTTCCCCGTGCTCGTCTTTggcaactccctcaccacctccacctccctcggcacCATGAATTTACTGATACTGCTCTGGTGTTTCGCCCAGTCGATAAACTCCTTTTCGTCAATCGTCTGTCCTTGCTTGACTGTGAGGTAAGCCTTTGGCCTCTCCCCCCAGTGAGAGTCTGGCACTGCGACGACGCCGGCTTCGAGGACGGAGGGGTGCTCGACTAGCATTGATTCAAGGGCGACAGAGGAGATGTTTTCACCACCTATATAAAACAAACAGAAATTGtcaggtttttttttttttttggaagggGAACCAACCAGAGATAATGATATCCTTCTGCCTATCTTGAATCAAAATACTCCCATCCTCACACCAGACTGCCAGGTCCCCAGAGCGGAgaacacccccctcaaagAGCTTCCTCGTCGCCTCCGGGTCTTTGTAGTACCCCTTGCAGCAGATATTCCCCTCAAAAACAATCTCGCCTACTTCCTTTCCGTTCTTGGCAACGTCTACCGGCTCCCCGCCTAGGCTACTCCCAtcctcggccgtcttgaCGACACGCACACCAAGCGAGGTGAGAAATCCATGACCTTGCCTTGCCATTTTTGCAAACTTCTCGTGGGGGGGCAGGAGGTCCCATTCTGGTAGGAGGTAACCCCTGGTGATTGGACCGTATGTTTCGGTAAGACCATAGACGTGGACAGGGTAGAGGTTTAACGCGGTCATTTGCTCGAATAACCTCGCTGTTGGGGGGGACGCAGCAACAGTGACACGgactgggttggggaggactTCGGCGTTGGGGTCGGCGCACAAAAGGGTGTTGACTGTTGGTGCTGCGTTGAAGTGGGTGACCCCCTCGTTTTTGAGAAGAGACCAGATAAGCGGGTAGTCTATCTTCCTCAGACAGACGTGGGTTCCCCTCACGGCGGTGATGGCCCAGGGAAAGGTCCAGCCTACGGCGTGGAACATGGGGAGGGTCCAGAGATACTTGCACCTACCgtctgggaggttgaggcccGACTCGACAATGTTGGCCATGGTTGCCAGGTAGGCCCCGCGGTGGGTGTAGATTACCCCCTTTGGGCGGGAGGTTGTGCCAGAGGTGAAAGggagggcgatggtggaATCTTCGTCGGGGACGCGGGCTGAGATGAGGTTTGACCAGCCTTTTGAGCCGGTGGTG includes:
- a CDS encoding hypothetical protein (EggNog:ENOG503NX59; COG:I); amino-acid sequence: MSGPSNRLRNVLGHIFHSATPESAPHHFSHLSPTYFLERAAAIEPDAEAVYHVTANNKILRRSYMELADRARGLAYYFRKHGYKRIGLLAPNTPAFLESIFGIVAGGGVIVPVNYRLKPDDITYIFDFAEVDCIIVDKEYENLLKAFTESHPNVKIIVDLDTDATEGVLSGPFDEAVLEGLILDRTTGSKGWSNLISARVPDEDSTIALPFTSGTTSRPKGVIYTHRGAYLATMANIVESGLNLPDGRCKYLWTLPMFHAVGWTFPWAITAVRGTHVCLRKIDYPLIWSLLKNEGVTHFNAAPTVNTLLCADPNAEVLPNPVRVTVAASPPTARLFEQMTALNLYPVHVYGLTETYGPITRGYLLPEWDLLPPHEKFAKMARQGHGFLTSLGVRVVKTAEDGSSLGGEPVDVAKNGKEVGEIVFEGNICCKGYYKDPEATRKLFEGGVLRSGDLAVWCEDGSILIQDRQKDIIISGGENISSVALESMLVEHPSVLEAGVVAVPDSHWGERPKAYLTVKQGQTIDEKEFIDWAKHQSSISKFMVPREVEVVRELPKTSTGKIRKNVLRDWAKKGTPGDVEL